A single Capricornis sumatraensis isolate serow.1 chromosome 20, serow.2, whole genome shotgun sequence DNA region contains:
- the LOC138096821 gene encoding seminal plasma protein BSP-30 kDa-like yields MAPRLGLFLIWAGAPVFLQLHPVNGDEPPPDVYDLPETPTTISSDTIAGAQVETPHEDDSPPCAFPFTYRRKMYYKCTSVNSEREWCSLDEDYAGRWKICSDGDRPKCHFPFIYRDKRYFRCTTEGSAYGLAWCSLTEYFEREYAWQYCNW; encoded by the exons ATGGCACCGCGTCTGGGGCTCTTTCTGATTTGGGCCGGTGCGCCTGTGTTCCTACAACTGCACCCTGTGAAtggag ATGAGCCGCCGCCGGATGTGTACGACCTTCCCGAAACGCCCACTACAATTTCGTCTGACACCATTGCTGGTGCTCAAG TGGAGACCCCGCATGAGGACGACA GTCCTCCATGTGCTTTCCCATTCACCTATAGACGCAAAATGTATTATAAGTGCACGTCGGTGAATTCCGAAAGAGAATGGTGCTCTCTTGATGAAGATTATGCAGGAAGATGGAAAATCTGTAGTGATGGAG ACCGTCCCAAATGTCATTTCCCCTTTATATATCGCGATAAACGATATTTCCGTTGCACAACAGAAGGGAGTGCTTATGGTTTAGCTTGGTGTTCACTCACTGAATATTTTGAGCGAGAATATGCTTGGCAGTACTgcaactggtaa
- the LOC138096824 gene encoding seminal plasma protein A3-like translates to MALCLGIFVIWVGSSMFLQLDPVIGDQQLSEDYCIPPEEKKDTASGAETNDMKCVFPFIYRGIKFFDCTSHDSIFLWCSLNADYTGRRKYCTKTDYAKCVFPFIYGNKSYQTCSKTGSVTKRYWCSLSPNFDEDRAWKYCQQ, encoded by the exons ATGGCACTGTGTTTGGGAATCTTTGTGATTTGGGTTGGCTCGTCCATGTTTCTACAACTGGACCCTGTCATTGGAG ATCAGCAGCTGTCTGAGGACTACTGCATTCCtcctgaagaaaagaaagacactGCTTCTGGTGCAGAAACCAATG ataTGAAATGTGTTTTCCCGTTCATCTACAGGGGCATAAAATTTTTTGACTGCACATCCCATGATTCCATATTCCTCTGGTGTTCTCTCAATGCAGACTATACAGGGAGACGGAAATACTGCACTAAGACAG ACTACGCTAAATGTGTCTTTCCCTTTATCTATGGAAACAAGTCTTATCAGACTTGCTCAAAAACTGGGAGTGTTACTAAAAGGTATTGGTGCTCACTCTCTCCAAACTTCGATGAGGATAGAGCTTGGAAGTATTgccagcaataa
- the LOC138097086 gene encoding LOW QUALITY PROTEIN: seminal plasma protein PDC-109-like (The sequence of the model RefSeq protein was modified relative to this genomic sequence to represent the inferred CDS: inserted 2 bases in 1 codon): MVPRLGLFLIWAGVSVILQLHPVNGDDELTRDKSSAESPEDEACVFPFTYXDKRHFDCTFHGSIFPWCSLDADYVGRWKFCSESDHAKCVFPFIFGGKKYETCTKIGSILGAWCSLSPNYDQDGAWKYC, translated from the exons ATGGTGCCGCGGCTGGGGCTCTTTCTGATTTGGGCTGGCGTGTCTGTGATTCTGCAACTGCACCCTGTGAACGGAG ATGATGAACTTACCCGAGACAAGTCTTCTGCGGAATCACCCGAAG ATGAAGCATGTGTTTTCCCATTCACCTA AGACAAAAGGCATTTTGACTGCACATTCCATGGTTCCATATTCCCGTGGTGTTCCCTCGATGCAGACTATGTAGGAAGATGGAAATTCTGTTCTGAGAGCG ACCATGCCAAGTGTGTCTTTCCCTTTATCTTTGGAGGCAAGAAATATGAGACTTGCACAAAAATTGGGAGTATTTTGGGGGCTTGGTGCTCACTCTCTCCAAACTACGACCAGGATGGAGCTTGGAAGTATTGCTAG